One part of the Sulfolobus tengchongensis genome encodes these proteins:
- a CDS encoding alkaline phosphatase family protein, which produces MEKTRSLFKTFLVIVIIIFIILQITVSSARQTTTTTPIKHVVIIILENHSFDNLFGTYPFGNPPIYNNITESVMRPVGINFSIRLPTTNGKYVGVFYANNVILQDPTEGFNAYHEDWNFGLMNGFVKGSGVQSLAYVSYQQVPLLWDYAEEYVLADDYFSPSLEATQPNRVNYLIGFPSNITSDSFITNVLPFTDTIMYQLSQYNISWGYFDYGYQQGQKLPPFPLEVFYGSMNYTQHFFNTSVFLQDLKDNRLPDISWVMFTGGDGSDHHYVYDMHPPFNLTVGQINLAYFINAIMESPYWNSTVIFITFDEGGGFYDQVPPPIIPTYGLGYDEFLNHLGIYNYTILGQRIPLLIISPYAKEGWIDNYTLSGYTLLGFLDYNWHLPYLNKIVANSDVQGLLQAFNFSQTPRKPIILYPYNWSYPIPLQFPIHYGYVATIHNNYTGYLLLYDRGLINNTVLNYIMQFSQENQLYYTNLTISFTNNTATSTTSTQISSTYTSMSYSNSTITKSKNSYIYILIIALLSIIIITLIIQSKKTIPKK; this is translated from the coding sequence ATGGAGAAGACTAGAAGCTTATTTAAGACTTTTTTAGTAATTGTAATTATAATTTTTATTATTTTGCAGATTACCGTATCTTCAGCTCGACAAACTACAACTACTACTCCTATAAAGCATGTTGTAATAATAATCCTTGAAAACCATTCTTTTGATAATCTTTTTGGGACATATCCTTTTGGCAATCCACCAATATATAATAATATAACTGAATCCGTGATGAGACCTGTTGGAATTAACTTTAGCATTAGATTACCAACTACTAATGGGAAATACGTAGGCGTATTTTACGCAAATAATGTCATATTACAAGATCCTACAGAAGGTTTTAACGCTTATCATGAAGATTGGAATTTTGGATTAATGAATGGCTTTGTAAAGGGATCTGGCGTTCAGTCACTTGCTTATGTATCTTATCAGCAAGTTCCTCTTTTATGGGATTATGCTGAAGAATACGTTTTAGCAGATGACTACTTTTCTCCGTCGTTAGAAGCTACACAACCCAATAGGGTTAATTATCTAATTGGATTTCCTAGCAACATTACAAGTGATAGTTTTATAACTAACGTGTTACCTTTTACGGATACCATCATGTATCAGCTTTCACAATATAATATATCATGGGGTTATTTTGATTATGGATACCAACAAGGTCAAAAATTACCGCCTTTTCCATTAGAAGTCTTTTATGGATCAATGAATTATACACAACACTTCTTTAATACTAGTGTCTTCTTGCAAGATCTCAAGGACAATAGATTACCAGATATATCCTGGGTCATGTTCACTGGTGGTGATGGATCAGATCATCATTATGTTTATGATATGCATCCACCTTTCAATCTTACAGTTGGTCAGATCAATTTAGCTTATTTTATTAACGCAATAATGGAAAGTCCGTATTGGAATTCAACTGTTATTTTCATAACTTTTGATGAAGGTGGTGGTTTTTATGATCAAGTTCCTCCACCAATAATCCCTACATACGGATTAGGATATGATGAATTCCTAAACCATTTAGGAATATATAATTATACTATATTAGGCCAAAGAATCCCATTGCTGATTATCTCACCATATGCAAAAGAGGGATGGATTGACAATTATACATTATCTGGCTATACTTTACTAGGATTTTTAGACTATAATTGGCACTTGCCCTATCTTAATAAAATAGTTGCAAATAGTGACGTACAAGGATTATTGCAAGCTTTTAATTTCTCCCAAACTCCCAGAAAACCTATAATCTTGTATCCCTATAATTGGAGTTATCCTATTCCACTTCAATTCCCAATACATTACGGATATGTTGCTACAATACATAACAATTATACTGGATATCTTCTCTTGTATGATAGAGGACTTATAAATAATACAGTTTTAAACTATATTATGCAGTTTTCTCAAGAAAATCAGCTATATTATACCAACTTAACAATATCCTTTACTAATAATACTGCTACTTCAACTACATCTACGCAGATTTCATCTACCTATACTAGTATGTCATATTCCAATAGTACTATTACGAAAAGCAAAAATAGCTACATCTACATTTTAATTATCGCATTGTTAAGTATAATAATTATAACATTAATAATACAATCCAAAAAAACTATTCCGAAGAAATAA
- a CDS encoding circularly permuted type 2 ATP-grasp protein, which produces MKIRKLIRDNNYNEYLMDPIYSRLLENVNNLNERIFQKNKLVNLQAFMEGFTFYTSLNYRSTPIDVLPRIISSEFFFKISNYLSARSYVLNKFIREVYQESSTPIPDWIIKTTPYFRSEMIGFSPPKNIYIHVYGADIVRLRGIPFILEDNLRIPSGISYSYKAFEYLTRFLPELSEGYNVLKPNDLEYLYDILRYVSGSKDPTIVLLSDGNYNSAYFEHRFLSDKLGIILAEPNDILVKDKEVVVKTVDEGEVHVDVIYRRIEDLDYLTPGLVKAYLRGWVTIANAPGTGIADDKATFVWVPYLAERYGMKLESVVQPLTFCLYEKENLEKVIDQPTRYVIKKREGYGGIGLAIVKDDNLNILKEIFKEYENFIAQEVLDFDTVVSVVNDSFYETYADLRFFTYYDKVASAVLSRVGIVGSRVTNNSSGGMVKPLWIIQ; this is translated from the coding sequence ATGAAAATAAGAAAACTCATAAGAGATAACAATTACAATGAATATTTAATGGATCCGATCTATTCTAGACTTTTAGAAAATGTTAATAATTTAAATGAAAGGATATTTCAGAAAAATAAGTTAGTAAATTTGCAAGCCTTCATGGAGGGCTTTACATTTTATACGTCCCTAAACTATAGGAGCACTCCTATAGATGTATTACCCAGAATAATTAGCTCTGAATTCTTCTTTAAAATTTCAAATTACTTATCTGCTAGAAGCTACGTTTTAAACAAGTTCATAAGGGAAGTTTATCAGGAAAGTTCTACACCCATACCAGATTGGATAATAAAAACTACGCCATATTTTAGGTCTGAGATGATAGGATTTTCCCCTCCAAAGAACATCTATATTCACGTTTATGGCGCTGATATAGTTAGATTAAGAGGTATACCTTTTATTTTAGAAGACAATTTGAGGATTCCTTCTGGAATTTCTTACTCATACAAAGCATTTGAGTATTTAACGAGATTCCTTCCAGAGTTGTCAGAAGGATATAATGTCCTTAAACCAAATGATCTGGAGTACCTATACGATATTTTACGATATGTCAGCGGTAGTAAAGATCCGACAATTGTGTTGTTGAGTGATGGAAATTATAATTCTGCGTATTTTGAGCATAGGTTCCTCTCTGATAAACTTGGAATTATATTGGCTGAACCTAATGATATTTTAGTTAAGGATAAGGAAGTTGTGGTAAAGACAGTTGATGAAGGTGAAGTTCATGTAGATGTAATTTATAGGAGAATAGAGGATTTAGATTACTTAACACCAGGTTTGGTTAAGGCGTATTTAAGGGGTTGGGTTACCATAGCTAACGCGCCTGGAACTGGGATAGCTGATGATAAGGCAACTTTTGTATGGGTACCTTACCTAGCAGAAAGATATGGAATGAAATTGGAAAGCGTTGTACAGCCATTAACTTTTTGTCTCTATGAAAAGGAGAATTTAGAAAAGGTAATTGATCAACCTACTCGTTATGTCATAAAGAAGAGAGAAGGATATGGGGGAATAGGTTTAGCAATAGTTAAGGACGATAACCTAAATATTTTAAAGGAAATCTTTAAGGAGTATGAAAATTTCATAGCACAAGAAGTTCTAGATTTTGATACAGTGGTTTCAGTGGTAAATGACTCCTTTTATGAGACATATGCTGATTTGAGGTTTTTTACATATTATGATAAAGTGGCAAGCGCGGTTTTAAGTAGAGTGGGAATAGTTGGAAGTAGGGTTACGAATAATTCTTCTGGGGGTATGGTGAAACCATTATGGATTATACAGTAA
- a CDS encoding transglutaminase family protein produces the protein MDYTVSYTSIYEYETDVILNENMLKIVPYDGDNQLLLYHEIGTIPNGYKTSYRDIFGNIVYKVKIQEVHRRLEIFSNSKVRVENRIIKADYEFPYNYGFNELLLPTKLVDPEPFQRIAKEVTKGLRTLGEVIEAILKFVRQKIIYKSGVTTVNTTAYEAFQLGYGVCQDYTHITLALLRALGIPARYVMGVVNDNPRATHAWVEVLTPEGTYLDIDPTRNRFYNLGYIKFAVGRDFSDVSPVIGTFVSSGRGWLKEVKVKVERG, from the coding sequence ATGGATTATACAGTAAGTTATACTAGTATATATGAGTATGAAACAGATGTTATATTGAATGAGAATATGTTAAAGATAGTTCCCTATGATGGTGATAATCAGCTATTGTTATATCATGAAATTGGAACGATACCAAACGGTTATAAAACGTCTTATAGAGATATATTTGGAAATATTGTATATAAGGTGAAAATACAAGAGGTTCACAGAAGACTGGAAATATTTTCCAATAGTAAAGTGAGGGTTGAGAATAGGATAATAAAGGCGGATTATGAGTTTCCTTACAATTATGGATTTAATGAATTACTTTTACCTACTAAACTAGTTGATCCTGAGCCCTTTCAAAGGATTGCGAAGGAAGTCACAAAAGGGTTGAGAACATTAGGTGAAGTGATTGAGGCGATTTTAAAATTCGTAAGGCAAAAGATAATTTACAAGTCTGGTGTTACCACAGTCAATACTACAGCATATGAAGCTTTTCAGTTAGGTTATGGTGTTTGTCAAGATTACACGCACATTACATTAGCGTTATTAAGGGCATTAGGAATTCCTGCCAGATATGTTATGGGGGTTGTTAATGATAATCCTAGGGCGACTCATGCGTGGGTTGAAGTGTTAACCCCAGAGGGGACTTACCTTGATATTGACCCTACTCGAAATAGATTTTATAATTTAGGTTATATAAAATTCGCAGTTGGAAGAGATTTCTCAGATGTCAGTCCGGTAATAGGTACGTTCGTAAGTTCTGGGAGAGGTTGGCTTAAAGAGGTAAAAGTTAAAGTTGAAAGAGGATGA
- a CDS encoding alpha-E domain-containing protein, with translation MKEDENTIVKSIAYKIYWAGRYLERIENVCRISIFTLKSGLDLKSVAKEYGLEDEKEVINYIRTSFQYLREDIRSFGDEKLMIEANSLGFLIDSDNSDLINYFTQILNGVINLGNSFEKYFVEVRSEMKIRSQEENQPE, from the coding sequence TTGAAAGAGGATGAGAATACGATAGTGAAAAGCATTGCTTACAAAATTTACTGGGCTGGTAGATATTTGGAAAGAATTGAAAATGTATGTAGAATTTCGATATTCACGCTTAAAAGTGGTTTGGATCTTAAAAGCGTTGCTAAGGAATATGGATTAGAAGATGAGAAGGAGGTAATAAATTACATTAGGACGTCATTTCAATATCTTAGGGAAGATATAAGAAGCTTTGGAGATGAAAAATTAATGATAGAGGCTAACAGTTTAGGGTTTCTGATAGATTCCGATAACTCTGACCTAATTAACTATTTCACGCAGATACTGAATGGTGTAATTAATCTAGGTAATAGTTTTGAAAAGTACTTTGTAGAGGTCAGAAGTGAAATGAAAATCAGATCTCAAGAGGAGAATCAACCAGAATGA
- a CDS encoding DUF3782 domain-containing protein, translated as MELKDQIIRLIKEDAEFRKALTELLGLFDINVTINDLKEILKGILDTVNKLAEAQRKSEERLSKLEENMALLAEAQKRTEEKIAELVEAQKRTEERLSKLEEAQRKSEEKIAELAEAQRKSEERLSKLEENMALLAEAQKRLFEKVEEMDKDIKRLDKTLSNLGNRWGVSYEYLIRNFFAEVLKQEGIDVNYLNRFTYKDDSGTYGLKGTIYEIDILAKDSKVYLIEVKSRGERDDIEWFNIKCEVLSKVFNFKNTIKMFLAVSVDNQAIKRAEELGIKLIYGEIYEVDQAKT; from the coding sequence ATGGAGTTGAAGGATCAGATCATAAGACTGATAAAAGAGGATGCAGAGTTCAGAAAAGCTTTAACTGAGTTGTTAGGCTTATTTGATATTAATGTAACTATAAACGATTTAAAGGAGATACTTAAAGGCATCCTGGACACGGTGAATAAACTTGCTGAGGCTCAGAGGAAGAGTGAGGAGAGGTTGAGTAAGCTTGAGGAGAACATGGCTTTGCTTGCTGAAGCACAAAAGCGTACTGAAGAGAAGATTGCTGAGTTGGTTGAGGCTCAAAAGCGTACTGAAGAGAGGTTGAGCAAGTTAGAGGAGGCTCAGAGGAAGAGTGAGGAGAAGATTGCTGAGTTGGCCGAGGCTCAGAGGAAGAGTGAGGAGAGGTTGAGTAAGCTTGAGGAGAACATGGCTTTGCTTGCTGAAGCACAAAAACGACTTTTTGAAAAAGTTGAAGAAATGGATAAAGATATTAAACGTTTAGATAAGACGTTAAGTAATCTTGGTAACCGTTGGGGGGTTTCATATGAGTATCTGATTAGGAATTTCTTTGCTGAAGTGTTAAAGCAAGAGGGAATTGATGTTAATTACCTCAATAGATTTACCTATAAAGATGACAGTGGTACTTATGGGCTCAAGGGTACTATATACGAAATTGATATTTTAGCTAAGGATAGCAAAGTTTATTTAATTGAGGTTAAATCTCGTGGCGAGCGCGATGATATTGAGTGGTTCAATATAAAATGTGAAGTCCTCTCAAAGGTTTTTAACTTCAAGAATACCATAAAGATGTTCTTAGCTGTAAGTGTAGATAATCAAGCTATTAAAAGAGCTGAGGAACTAGGGATAAAATTAATTTATGGAGAAATTTATGAGGTAGATCAAGCTAAAACTTAA